GTAATACACAACTTTGACCTGCAGGTTTAGCGTCCGGTTGATTTCCTCAACGGTCAGCTCGTTACTTCCGATTCTCATCGTCCGTACTAACTCGGAATTCTCCCTCATATCCTGAAACGGTTCATATACGGAAGACGCTCCCTTGAGCTTGATAAAGGTGCGGAATCCGCTTAGCGCCACGTTCTTGTAGCTGATGCTTGCCGGAGAGAACTCCATGATCGGGGAGTTTTTGTCCCTAATGCCAAAGCCGGCTATTCCCTGTCCGCGGTTGACATAGAAAGTCCATAAAGGAATCCCCTTCCGTCCGGCCAGGCCAGGAAGAAAGCTTGCGAACGTCTTGGCCTTATCAAACTCCTCAATGACAAAATTCCGATCCTCAAAATAATAGGCTGGCATAATTTAACCTCGCTTTCCGTTATACCATCTGATATCCGTCATACCGTCTGATAATAGAAAGAACCGTTACAGCCAACGCTCGGGCCAGTCCCCCGGCAACCACAGGTACAATTGTATTGGAGCCTATGCAGATCAACAAATTAGAAGCGAAACCGATTTCGAAAAAATCTCGCAGACATCCTTGGGATGTCTTAATAACCGAAATCTTTGTGCCGGTCAACGCTACATGGCCCGGCACGAATCCCGTATTACCAGTTCCACGGGCAAAACGACCGATTCCGGAGCGCACACCGTTTCAATGGAATGGATAAGCATCTGTGCTGCGCGGCTGCCGATCTCTTGCACATTCTGACGAATCGTAGTCAACGCGGGGTTGACCAGTCCGGCAGCCTCGATATCGTCGAACCCGATCACGGAAATATGCTCCGGAACCTGCAAGCCGCGGCTTCGAATCGCTTTGACGGCTCCGAGGGCCAGATTATCTCCGGCAGCCAGCACAGCCGTTGGCGGCTGCTCCAAATCGAGCAGTCGGTTCATCGCCGCATACCCGCTTTCTACCGAAAAAAAGCCTCCGCCTCCGCTAATATACTCTTCTCTCTTCTTTAGCTTCAGCCTGCCCATTGCCATCTCGTAGCCGAGCTGCCGCTGCTGTCCCGCAAACGTATCCGTGCCGCCTGAAATATGGGCGATTTGGCGGTGCCCCAGCTCATAGAGGTATTGCACCGCCAGAAAGCTCCCGTTAATATTGTCGGAGCAGATGGTTCCCGCCTGCGACGACTCGAAATCGAGCAGGAAGCAGGGAATTCCGCTCTCCAGCAGCTCTTGCAGGCCCGGGTCCTTGCGATCGGCCATAATGACGATAACGCCGTCAACGCTTCTGAATCTGCAATGCTCCACATAACTGCTGCTCTTGCCGCCAATATTGTCGGAAATGAACATCAGATCATACCCTTCCGCCTCCGCTGTCTTCTTGAAGCTGTCGATTACGCCGTTGAAGAACGGATGGCGTATACCCACACCGGAAGGTTCGTTGAACAATATCCCGATCGTCCACGACTTCTTGGTCATCAATGTCCGCGCATGGGAATTGGGCAAATACCCCATTTCCTTTGCAGCGTCCAAAATTTTACCCCGGGTCTTGACGCTGACGTCGTTGTAATTATTGAACACCTTCGACACGGTGGTCGGAGAATAACCCGTCCGTTTGGCGATGTCATAAATGGTAATCAAGGCTGTTCACCCCCTTATCGAAATGGGTTTCGTTCGAGGAGATTGTAATGGCTTTCATAATAAAAGTCAATAGCTAAAACTTTAGGATGTTTGCTAAACCTGATAAATGGATGGAAGAGAAAACTGAGGGGATAAAGGTATTAAAAAGGGGGATGAGAAAGCCCGAATCCCCCCTTCCTGAGCGCGCTAGTGCGTGCTTTTGCCGGATTGATAATATTTCTGCTTATACTCGTCAAAAGTAATGTTATCCGTTCGGCCCTGGACGAAGGATTCGTGAATAAATTTCCAATACGATACCAAGTCCGCATGTCTTCCCTTGTAGCCCGCCGGAATCTTATATAAGTATTCCAGCGATTTCTCGTCGTCTCCGTCCTGTCCGTAAATATTGTACAGGGCAAGGTTATACATCGCCTTAAGATCTTCGCTTGGATCAGGCACTTTCTCAAAGATCTCTACAACGGAACTGTAGTTCTCACTCTCCAGCGCCTTGTCGACCGCAGCCCAAACTTCTTTGTCTTCATGAGCCGCAGAGCCGCTTGCCCCGCCTGACGCCGATTGGTCAGGAGCCGCCGACACGCTTGCCTCCGGTGATGATGCCGCGCTGGTTGCAGCCGGGCTGGCGTCGGCCGGCGCTCCGCTTGGACCCGCTGTCGGCAGGGAGGCCTCGCTTGATGGAGCCGCCGTTGCCGCCCCCAGAGCCGGGGTCTCTTTTGCCCCTTGTCCCGGGGCTCCAGCTGTCCCGTTCCCGCATCCGGCGGAGGCGAGCAAGATCGCAACAACAGCCATGGTTGTAAGTAATTTCATAGATAATGACCCCTACTTTTTTATCCTATCTTATCACTAGCAAACAAACAAAAACCAGCCATGCACTAGACTGCATCGACCGGTCGCTTGTCCAAAACTTATTTCATGTATTTATTAAAATGCCAATTCTACAGCGCCATCTTCATAAATATCGACCCGCTGTGCGCACAGCAGCATACCCAATCCGTTCGCAAAGCCCTTCTCCCTAATATCTCTTTCTCTGCGTTCCCATCTCTCGCGGTCATGAATAATGTCGTACAGGTAGTAGAATTCCGCTTCGTTAGCCGCTTTCATCTTCTCTACAAAGATGAAGTCGTCCCCGAAAAGCTCCTTGAACCAGCCCGCTGCCTCTTCATGCGTAGAAAATTGGGGAAGATCGGCCTGGAACTGTTTGGACAGAAAATTTTGCTGCAATCTGCCCTTCTTCTCATAATAACTTTCAAGCGTCTCTGCATTAATCATCAAGATGCCTCCTCTGTTAACCTCATCATTCGCCATTTTGGAATCCACCAAAAACCAGCAATTTTTATGAAAATTTTATCGTATTTCTGAAAATCATGATGTGATTTTGCGCATGTGCGGGGAACGCCTAAACAAGATTATCAGAAATATAATTCAGGAAATGATGCAGTAGCGGCCAGATTATTTTTACGATTACGAATTGAACACCCTGGATGAGCAACCAGCCACCGAGAATGGCAGCAGCCACAGTCATAATGAAAATAAGCATACCGACACGAAAACGCTCACGGGACCGGGTCAGCCCAACCTCCTCATCCGATTTCCAATACCAGTCCTTATCCTGCTTCATAAGCCGTCCCCCAAGTGATATTATTCATCCCCGCATAATTTCGGATTAATCAGAGCCAATGGAATGGCCTTTTTATATTGGTCTAATTCCCCTTTATTATAAACGTTTCACGAATCCCCGCATAACTCCCTCAGTCTGAAAAAGGTAACCAATGACAAAAAAACCTCGCCGAAAGCACGAAATGGCTTTCGGCGAGGCTCGCTTGCCGATACTTATGCTATGATGCCGGTCTGCTGCAGGGTGCGTGCGATATCCGCTCTGGCTTCTTCCCCCAGCGTGCGGAAAGGCGCCCGGACCGGCCCCGAAGGCAGGCCGATAATTTCCAGCGCGGCTTTGACCATCGCGGGCTGTCCGTACTTGCGGGCCAGATCGCGAATCGGCTGCCAGCGGTAATACCGCTCCAGGGCGCGAGCATTTTCGCCTTGCTGAAATTCATTGTAGAGCGCGACAAACTCGGAAGTCATGAAGTTGGCGTTCGTGGATGTGCAGCCGGGCAAGCCGGAAGCCAGCCCGCCCAGGATGAGGCCGTCCGAGCCGCACATGACCGAGATGTCTTTGCCGGCGTATGCGACCGTCCTCACCAGCGAATGCAAATCCGTAGCGCCCTGCTTGACACCCGCGACGTTGTCCAGCTTGGCCAGCTCCGCGATTTCTTCCGGCGACAGATGGACGCCGATGCTGGCGCTGTTGTAGATGAGAATCGGCAGTTCGGCCGATTCATTCAGAAGCTGGAAGTGGTGCAGGATGTCTTGCGGCCGCACCTCCGATACATACGGAGGCGTGACCATCACGCCGTCAGCTCCGGCCAGCTTGGCCGCATGCGCCAGCTCACTCGCTTCATCGGTGCCGCTGGCCGCCGTGCAGCACAGCAGCGGAACCCGACCGGCTACCGCGTCAGCGGCAGCAGTGAACAGCTGCTTCCGTTCATCGCTCGTCATACTCGGATACTCCGCGTAGGTGCCCCCCACGATAATGCCGTGAGCGCCCGAGGCAATGTAGTGATCGATATTCTGCCGCAGTGCGGCGGGGTCAAAGGCTTGCGTGTCCGTCATCGGAGTGATGGCCAGCACATAAATCCCTTTAAGCTTGTTCTTCAAATCAGTTGTGGACATGTCTTCCTCCTTAATTACCGCAATCTAGGTATTCTAATGATTATTTGCTGCCAAGAATCGATTCCATGGCCGCGATTCCGCTGTCCATCTCGTCCCGGGAAACGGCATAGGACAGGCGGATATGATATGGGCTGCCGAACCCGGTTCCCGGCATCACCGCGACCCCAGCCTTCGTCAGCAGGATATCGGCCAGGTCGTCGGCGGTGGATATGGTTCGTCCCTCCAAGGTCTGGCCGCACCAGGCGGAGGCGTCCACCCATACATAGAAGGCGCCGTCCGGGACGCTGCACTCCAGTCCCTTGATCCGGCGAACCCCTTCGACCAGAACGCCGCGGCGCGCCGCGTATTCCTGACGAATGTCCTCCAGATCATCCTGGGGGCCGTCAATGGCGGCCAGCGCCGCCTGCTGGGCGATGGATGACGGGTTGCTCGTCGTATGGGACTGCAGGCGAAGCATCGCCCCGGTGACCGCCGCCGGTGCGGCGGAGTAGCCGATTCTCCAGCCGGTCATCCCGTACGACTTGGACACCGCGTTGATCACGACGGTGCGCTCCCGCATGCCGGGAAACGATGCGATGCTCGTATATCCTTCCGGTTTGAACACAAACGCCGAGTATACCTCGTCGCTGATGACCCAAAGATCCCGCTGCCGGCAGAACTCAGCCAGCCTGGACAGCTCCTCCGCGCTGTATACCGCGCCGGAAGGGTTGTTCGGCTGATTGAGAATCAGCAGACGGGTCGAATCATTTACCAAAGGCGCAAGCGTCTCCGGCGTCACTTTATAACCGGAGGTAGCGTCGGTCTGAACGAAGACCGGCTTGGCTCCGGCGAATTTAACCTGCTCGGGAAACGACACCCAAAACGGAATCGGGATCAGCACCTCGTCTCCCGGCCGGCACAGCGTGCAAATCGCGTTGAACAATGCATGCTTGCCCCCGACGGTAACTACAATGTCCCCGGGGTCGTAGCTGAGTCCCATATCCCGGAGAAGCGCCCGGCAGATCGCTTCGCGCAGCGGCAGAATGCCGCTCGTGTCGGTGTATCCTGTGAAATTATCTTGTATCGCCTGAATCGCAGCCGCTTTGGCCCGGTCTGGCGTTGGAAAGTCCGGCTGCCCAAGCCCTAAGCGGTACACGGTTCGGCCTTCCCGCTGATACCTTGCCACTGTGGACTCCAGCAATGCAGTCGGGGAAGGTTGAACACGCTCCACCCAATCCGCCAACTGAATATGTTGGTTCAACAACGTCCATCACCTCTTCTGTTTATCTGTTACGAGCCTGCGACTTCCATTGCAATGGAAGCGTAGATCCGCGATGCCTTCTCCAGCTCGGACACCGTCACCCACTCGTCGATTTTGTGAGCCACGCTGAAATCGCCCGGCCCGTATATCACTGACGGAATTCCCCGTTTGACGAAGTGGGTCATGTCGCAATTGGCCGTAAGGCCCGTTAGTTCGGGTCTGCGTCCGTATACCCGTTCGATCGCCGCGGAAGCGAGCTCGACCATCGGGTGATCAGGAGGGGTCTCCGACGCCACCCCTGTTGTCGGTACGAGCCGGTCGATGGAAACCCGGCCGTCCAGCGCGGGCAGACCGGCAATGATCTGCTCGATCTCCCGCAGAGCGTCATCTTCCGCTTCGCCGGGAATCAGCCGTCGGTCGATCAGCGCCTCGCAGCGGTCAGGAATCATTGACTCCTTGATTCCCCCGTTAATGACCGTGACGGACAGGGTCGACTGCCCCGTCAACGGATGGAGCCGCTTCGTCAGCTCCTGCTCGGCGAAGTCTTCAAGCGCCACAAGCGTACGCGCCATGAGGGACACGGCGTTGACGCCGAGGTGAGGCGTTGACGAATGGGCCGATACACCCTCGGCAGCCAGCACCGGGCGGATGCTGCCCCGGTGTGCGATCGCCAGGCTGCCGTCGGTCGCCTCGCCGATTACCGCCAGATCGCCATGCAGATCGTCCGGCAGCCTGCGGGCTCCGAGGCTCGCCGCCTCTTCATCCACGACCGCCGCAAGCACGATGTCCCCCGGTAGCTGCGCGCCGGATGCGGCAATCGCTTCAACAGCGGCCATCATGGCGGCCAAAGGCCCCTTCGCATCCATTACACCCCGGCCGTAGACCCGGTCGCCCTTGCGGAGCATGGTGAACGGATCGGAACTCCAACCTTCTCCGGCCGGCACGACATCCATATGCGTATTCAGAATAATCGTTCGCCCGCCGCCCGTCCCTCTCAGGCGGGCAATCACATTCGGCCTTCCCGGCTCGATCTCCTGAAGCTCGACTTCGCAGCCGGCTTCCCGCATAACTTTGGCAACATAAGCGGCCGCTTCTGCTTCCGTGCCGCTTGGGTTCACGCTCTGGAAGCGGATCAGATCGGCCAGCAGCTCGATTGTCCGCTCGGGGCGGATCATCGGCTCCATTGTGCGAAGGCCCTCACTCATAGCGATTTCACCATCCCGCCGTCCACCAGCAACGTCTGGCCCGTCACATAGCTCGCACTGTCCGAGCACAGGAACGCCACCACGCGGGCAAATTCATCCGGCTGCCCGTAACGTCCAAGCGGAATCTGCTTCTCGCTCTGGGCCTTTATCGCTTCAGGTTCAACCCCAGCCTTATCCGCCCGGATGCGGTCCAGGGAACGGACCCGGTCCGTGTCGATCCGGCCCGGAGCCACCGTATTCACCCGGATGCCGTACGGGGCAAGCTCCTCCGCCAGCGTCTTGCTGAGTCCAGCCACGCCTGTCCGCATCACATTGGAGAGCGTCAGCCCGGGGATAGGCTGCTTGACCGAGGACGAAGCCAGATTGACGATCGCACCGCCCTGTTCCTTCAAATGCGGAAGCGCATCACGGACGAGACGGACCACGCTCAGTACGTTAAGCTCATAGGCGTACTTCCAGTCTTCCTCTTTAAGCGACTCGAAGTTCCCGGCGGGAGGACCGCCCGCGTTGGTGACCAGAACGTGCAGCCCGCCAAAAGCGGAGACCGTTTCTTCCACGCAGCGGGACAGGTCGGAAGCGGAGCAGACGTCGGCCTGAAGCCCAAGCGCGGGCATTCCCGTTTCGGCGGTAATTTCCGCAGCTACGTCTTTAGCCTCCGCGCCATTTCGGCTGAACAGCGCCACCTTCGCCCCGCCGCGCGCCAATTCGAACGCGGCGGCGCGGCCGAGGCCCTTGCTTGCCGCCGCTACCAGCGCGGTCTTCCCTGCGAATTGTCCGCTCATGCGTTTACCCCCTTCGCTACGGTCAGCTCGCGCGGCAGCTTGGTCAGCACTTCGCAGCCGGTTTCCGTCACCAGAATCGTCTCGCTGAATCCAACGCCGTAGCGGTTCGGAACGCGGAGGGCCGGCGGAATATGGAACACCATGCCCGGCAGCAATACACGAGAGTCGTCCCGCTGGAGGCTCATAATATGGCCTTCTCCCCAGTCCGGCGCAAAAGCGACGCCGATCGAGTAACCGGTTCTTTTGCGGAACTGCTCGTACAGCCCGGCTCTCTCGATGGTTCCCCGGCAGGCTTCGTCCACCTCTCCGGCGGTAACGCCCGGCCGGATGACTTCAAGCGCGGCGTTCAAAGAAGCGATGCACACCTCGGTCACCCGCTTGATCTCATCAGTTGGCGTACCGGTATAGGCAGCCCGCATCAACGCGCCGTGGTACCTGTTGCGGGCGCCGGCCACTTCCAATAGAAGCGTCTCCCCGTCGCCAATGACCTTATGCCCCCATGCGGCATGCATATTTCCCGAACGGTAACCGGAGGAAATGAACGGCTCCATCCCCAAGTATTCGCCCCCGGCCAAAATCATGGCGGAGAACATGGCTGCGGCAGCCTCGTCCTCATTCACCCCGGCCCGGATCGCGTCAAGCCCGGCCTGCATCGAACGGTCCGCCACTGTGCAGGCTTCGCGAATGTAAGCAATTTCCGCCGGAGATTTGATGACTCTGAACGCCTCAACCGTTCCTTGAGCATCCGTAAGATTGAAATCGCCAAGCAGCTTCTCAAGCTTCTGATAGTTGCGGACAGGCAGGAACCAGGAGCCGGTCTCCAGACCGATCGCACCGGGAGCGATACCGATTTCTCTAACCGTATCAGCGGTCAGGGCAACCGGATCATTCGTGTCGTCATACGTTCTGACCTGGCTTTCAGGCAGCCAGCTGTAGGTTTGAACGTTGGAAAGCTCGCCTCTTCGAAGCACGAGCACCGGGTCGCCGGATACCGGAACGACCAGACATTGGTACATATAATAGCCCGGGCTCTGGTAGCCGGTCAGATAAAAAATATTTTCAGGGGTATGAATCAGCATGCCGCTGAGCCCCTTGAGTCCGAGCTCGCGTTGTACATTTTGAAGGCGGGACTGAAATTCATCCCTGGAAAATACCAATGATGTGCTGCTCAATATTGTCTACCTCTCTTCCTGGACTAATATTTTCAAGCCTGATAGCCGTAAGTGTCCATTCTTAAATCCTTTAAATACGGGTAAGAATAATTCCCGAATTCGTCGAGATCGATCTCAAGCACCTGCATGTCTTCGCACTTAAGGTCCCCTTCGAGCACAATCTCGCCAAGAGGGTTTGCTATTTTATTGTTGCCGAACATATACTGCTTGCCTATCGGGCCCGAGCCATTGACAGCAGCTACAAAACAAGTGTTTTCCAGCGCTCTCGACTGAAAATAAATATCCCATCTGTATTTCAGTTCTACGGAAAAGGCTGAAGGAATCACGATCAACTCCGCCCCTTGCAGCGCGAGCGTCCGAGCCGCCTCGGGAAACCCGGCATCGTAACAAATCAGGACGCCGAGTTTGCCGAAATCCATTTCAAACACGGAATATTGATTGCCGGGTTTGAAATACTCTTTCTCCTCTTCCCATAAGTGAACCTTGCTGTATGTTCCCGCGACGGCGCCGCTTCGGTCTATGATCACAGCGCTGTTGCAGAGAAAGTCCCCCTCACTCTGCTTCAAAGCCGTCGGGATCACCATGTTGATGCTGTGAGTGCGGGCGGCTTCCGCAAATGCCTGTACGGCAGATCCGTCAATATGCTGGGCCAGATCATGGTATCGGTGACCGATGACATCGGTATCGCAACCTGTGAGAAACAATTCCGGAAACACGATGAGATCAGCCCCTTGCCGGGCGGCTTCCCGAACAAAACGCAATCCTTTCTCCACATTGGCGGGAACGTCCATCACGACACTCTCAAACTGCACCAATGCAAGTTTAACTTTCCGCAAGATATCACCTCCTTTTGAGGGACTAATACTGGGTAATCTGGTTGAGGAACTGCGCCAGGCGGGGATGCTTGCCGGCTTCTTCCATCTTCGATGAAGGCAGGTCTTCGACAACCTTTCCCTGGTCCATAAAGATGATGCGGTCGCCTACCCGGCGCGCAAATTCCATTTCATGCGTAACGATGACGACGGTCATCCCATCTCTGGCGAGATCCGAGATAACGTCCAAAACCTCGGCCGTCATCTCGGGATCAAGCGCCGAGGTCGGCTCGTCGAACAACATCAGCTTCGGATTCATGGCAAGAGCCCGCGCAATCGCGATGCGCTGCTGCTGCCCTCCGGAAAGCTGTTCGGGATAATGCTCTGCCCGGTCTTTCAGACGTACCCTTTCCAGCAGCTGAGTCGCGCGCGACCGGACCTCCTGCTCTTTTTCGCCCCGCACCACTCTCGGAGCCAGCATAATATTCTGGATCGCGTTCAGATGCTGGAACAGATCGAACGATTGAAAAACCATGCCGATCTCCGCTCTTGCATGCCGCGATCCGCCCACATCCTGTCCGTTGTACAGGATCTGTCCGCCGTCGATGGGCTCAAGTCCCGCCATGCATCTCAGCAGCGTTGACTTGCCGGAACCGGAAGGTCCGATAATAACCACCCGCTCGCCCTCGCGGATATCGAGGGAGACCTCTTTCAGGATCGGATCACCATGGTATTGCTTGGACACCTGCTCGATTTGCAGCACAATATTCGACCTCCTTTCCGTTTTTCAATCTATAGGATTGACTTCCCGCGCTTCATCAGCGAGAACAGCCGGGGTTTGCGGGTCCGCGAACGGGTAATATCCATCCGCCGCTCCAGGTAAGACTGCACGAGCGTGAACAGCGCCGTAAAGGCAAGGTAATAAATGACGGCCGCGATCAGCGTATCCACATAATCGAAGTTGGCGCTGGCGGTCTGCTGAGCGGTTAGCAGCAGATCGGTATAGCCTACGACCGACGCCATCGCCGAGGTCTTCAGCATGCCGATAAACTGGTTGGCCGTCGGCGGCACGATAACGCGAAATGCCTGGGGAAGAACGACGTATCTCATCCGCTGCCAGCTGTTCATTCCGAGGGCGTTGGCGGCGCGATGCTGCCCTTTGCCCACAGAAGCGAGGCCGGAACGCACGATCTCCGCCATGTAAGCCGCCTCGTTAAGCGCGAGTGCGACGAATGCCGACTGGAACCCGGTCAGCCTGATTCCGAACTGGGGCAGCGCGGTGTACACAAAGATCAGCTGCACCAATACGGGAATACCGCGAAAAATCCAAATATACGAGGTTGCCAAGCCCTGCAGAAGCTTCCACTTTGACATTTTGGCAAGCGCAATAATGAATCCAAGAAGAACGGCGACAATCTGCGACACCAGCGTGAGCTTCATCGTATTCACGGCTCCATCCAGAAAAGCACGAGAACCGAGATACGCCCAAACGCCTTCCATAAATTCCATTTTCAAACCTCCTTATTACAGCTTCCGCCGGATTCAGGCGGGGGTAAAATGCGTTTACGTGAATCCAGCGGCTATGTTATACAGAGTGCTATATGTTACTTGAAATAACTCATTTCAGCCGGCAGATGGTACTTTTCCATCAATTGTTTATAGGTACCGTTATCAACGACTTTCTTCAGCGCGGTTTCAATTGCTGTCTTTGTTTCCGTGTCGCCCTTACGAACGGCGATTCCGATCTTCGTATCCGCACCGAAGGAGCCGGCGATTTCGAATACGCCCGGTTTCTCCTCTAGCAGGTAGGCCGCTCCGGGAGAAGAGTGAAGGAACGCGTCGGCGCGGCCCTGTTCGGTCGCAAGAACGGCGTCGTTGGCCGTCGGGAGCGCCAAAATTTTAATTTCCGGCTTGCCGGCCTGCTTCAGCTTAACGTTATGTTCGCGAACATTGATTTCCTCGACGGCTCCGCGTGTGACGGCGACCGTGAGATTGGACAGATCATCCATGCTTTTGACGCCTTTCGGGTTGCCGCTCTTCACAACGATCGAGTCCGCCAGTCCCATGTAAGGGATGAAGTCTACTTGCTCTTCCCGCTCGGGCTTGATATACATTGCGGAATTGATGATGTCTATCCGTTTGCCCTGCAGAGCCGGAATCAGACCGTCGAAGTTCATCGACTGGATCTTCACTTCTACGCCCATTTCCTTCGCAATCGCTTGTCCCAGCTCGATATCGAAGCCGGTGAATTCATTATTCACCATGTATTCGAAAGGAGGAAACGTAGCGGCCGTGCCATAAGTCAGGAACCCTTTTTCAACTAAAAAAGCTGGGGCCGCGGCGGATGCCGTCTCTTGCGGCTTGCTGCTTCCCGCTGGGGATGAGGCCTGCCCTCCGTTTGCACCGTTTGTTCCGGAGCACGCGCTCAGCAAGGCAATTACCGCTACTAACATCGCACAAACAAGCATCTTGGTGTTTTTCATCATTACGTTTATCTCTCCTCACTGTTCTCGTTGTTTTGCATTACACTTAGTACGACTTTCTGGGTCTTCCGATTGTGTTCGACGAGGAAGCGGCTTGCTTCCTCCGCTTGCTTGCGGGTCATGAGCTCCACCAGTCGGCGATGCTCGTTAAGGGAACCGTCAACCATTCCGGGCTGAATTAAAAGAATACGGCGGTAGCGCTCGCTCTGCTCCCATAGCCGTTCAATGATAGACAACAGGACCGGACGCTGCGCGAGATTGTAAATGAACATATGAAACTCGCGGTTGGCGGCCAGGATGGCTTCCGTATCGGGGCTGTGGTGGTTGGCCAGCTCCACCTGTTTTTGAATCATGTTGTTAAGAGAGGTGGCATCCTCCGGCTTAAGCAGCTCTGTCGCAAGCTGTACGGCCAATCCTTCCAGATTACAACGCACGAGATAAATATCTTCGAGATGCTGCGCCGACAATGGGGTAACCGTTGCGCCCCTGTGCGAATGCAGCAGTACCAGGTCCTGGGCCGCCAGCTTGTCCAGGGCGCTGCGGACCGGCATTTTGCTCACCCCGAGGCGGGCGGCGACAGCGTCTTGGTCGATTCGCTCCCCGGGCGCCAATTCGCCGGACAGCACCCACTGCTTCAGAATGGAGTACACATGCTCCGACGCGGTTACAAAGGTTGGAATTCTACTCAATCATTCAGCATCTCCTTTCGTAAAATTTCAAGATCAAAGATTTGATCAAATATCAACGATCAATGATGACCTGTGACATAGGTCACATTGTAAAGGCTGTTTCGACAAACTGTCAATAAAAATATCTCAAATTGTTAATATTTCTGTCATGAGGTCGAAATAACTAACATAGAGTCGAAAATATAGATATTTTGTCGATATTTCAGTTGCAAAATAGACTTTTATGTGACTATAATTACTGTGATCTTTGATCAAATATCAATTTTCCATCCATTTTCGCATCAAAACCTTTAGTTGCGTTAGATTTCATAACATCATTCTCTGCTCAAATCATCATTCTTCTGGTTTCTAGATCGTTCCAATTCCATCATGAGTCCATTCTGCCGAACAAGAAGAAACGGCTGCGCCATCCTCACATGAGGAGGGCATCCGTTTCTCGTAGAAATATAAGACCATTTATTAATGTGAAACTTATAAACCCTTATATTTTGAAAAAACGAGGTGTCAGCTATGCTTATTTCACAAATCGATGTGTTCAGATGCGACCTTACGCTCTCTCCTCCATTCACCCATTCCTCCTCCGGAACCGTCACTCACCTGAAAGAAGTCTATCTGAGGATTACGACCGATTCGGGCGCCACCGGCTGGAGCGAAGTTCGCGGAAACTGCGAATATGTTACT
This region of Paenibacillus sp. URB8-2 genomic DNA includes:
- a CDS encoding nitrilase-related carbon-nitrogen hydrolase, producing the protein MRKVKLALVQFESVVMDVPANVEKGLRFVREAARQGADLIVFPELFLTGCDTDVIGHRYHDLAQHIDGSAVQAFAEAARTHSINMVIPTALKQSEGDFLCNSAVIIDRSGAVAGTYSKVHLWEEEKEYFKPGNQYSVFEMDFGKLGVLICYDAGFPEAARTLALQGAELIVIPSAFSVELKYRWDIYFQSRALENTCFVAAVNGSGPIGKQYMFGNNKIANPLGEIVLEGDLKCEDMQVLEIDLDEFGNYSYPYLKDLRMDTYGYQA
- a CDS encoding amino acid ABC transporter ATP-binding protein, which encodes MLQIEQVSKQYHGDPILKEVSLDIREGERVVIIGPSGSGKSTLLRCMAGLEPIDGGQILYNGQDVGGSRHARAEIGMVFQSFDLFQHLNAIQNIMLAPRVVRGEKEQEVRSRATQLLERVRLKDRAEHYPEQLSGGQQQRIAIARALAMNPKLMLFDEPTSALDPEMTAEVLDVISDLARDGMTVVIVTHEMEFARRVGDRIIFMDQGKVVEDLPSSKMEEAGKHPRLAQFLNQITQY
- a CDS encoding amino acid ABC transporter permease, which encodes MEFMEGVWAYLGSRAFLDGAVNTMKLTLVSQIVAVLLGFIIALAKMSKWKLLQGLATSYIWIFRGIPVLVQLIFVYTALPQFGIRLTGFQSAFVALALNEAAYMAEIVRSGLASVGKGQHRAANALGMNSWQRMRYVVLPQAFRVIVPPTANQFIGMLKTSAMASVVGYTDLLLTAQQTASANFDYVDTLIAAVIYYLAFTALFTLVQSYLERRMDITRSRTRKPRLFSLMKRGKSIL
- a CDS encoding ABC transporter substrate-binding protein encodes the protein MMKNTKMLVCAMLVAVIALLSACSGTNGANGGQASSPAGSSKPQETASAAAPAFLVEKGFLTYGTAATFPPFEYMVNNEFTGFDIELGQAIAKEMGVEVKIQSMNFDGLIPALQGKRIDIINSAMYIKPEREEQVDFIPYMGLADSIVVKSGNPKGVKSMDDLSNLTVAVTRGAVEEINVREHNVKLKQAGKPEIKILALPTANDAVLATEQGRADAFLHSSPGAAYLLEEKPGVFEIAGSFGADTKIGIAVRKGDTETKTAIETALKKVVDNGTYKQLMEKYHLPAEMSYFK
- a CDS encoding GntR family transcriptional regulator, translating into MSRIPTFVTASEHVYSILKQWVLSGELAPGERIDQDAVAARLGVSKMPVRSALDKLAAQDLVLLHSHRGATVTPLSAQHLEDIYLVRCNLEGLAVQLATELLKPEDATSLNNMIQKQVELANHHSPDTEAILAANREFHMFIYNLAQRPVLLSIIERLWEQSERYRRILLIQPGMVDGSLNEHRRLVELMTRKQAEEASRFLVEHNRKTQKVVLSVMQNNENSEER